In Saccharothrix syringae, the following are encoded in one genomic region:
- a CDS encoding dienelactone hydrolase family protein: protein MSGYSAKQVLDQLSRPGEHAVLRGDLALVGLPGLVYTPASGLGLPAVAFGHGWLQPVERYRALLRHLASWGFVAAAPATQRGPLMSARLLAANLRTALDVCTGVRLGDGDISVDPERLAVAGHSMGGGAAVLAAADDRRVRAVVTFAASETRPSALDAARRVGVPGLHLAAGEDRIAPPVGHAEAIAEAWQGPVQLRTLPKASHLGFAEGRHWSELLLDGRGERSAQRLAKALTTAFLLRVVKGERQWDALLEGDVKGALLAYQRPPLVGR, encoded by the coding sequence GTGAGCGGCTACTCGGCGAAGCAGGTGCTCGACCAGCTCAGCAGGCCCGGCGAGCACGCGGTGCTGCGCGGCGACCTCGCCCTGGTGGGCCTACCCGGCCTGGTCTACACCCCCGCCTCCGGCCTCGGCCTGCCCGCCGTGGCCTTCGGCCACGGCTGGTTGCAGCCGGTCGAGCGCTACCGGGCGCTGCTGCGCCACCTGGCGTCGTGGGGCTTCGTGGCCGCCGCGCCCGCCACCCAGCGCGGCCCGCTGATGTCGGCCAGGCTGCTGGCCGCCAACCTGCGCACGGCGCTCGACGTCTGCACCGGCGTGCGGCTGGGCGACGGCGACATCAGCGTGGACCCCGAGCGGCTGGCCGTCGCGGGCCACTCCATGGGCGGCGGCGCGGCGGTGCTGGCCGCCGCGGACGACCGGCGGGTGCGGGCCGTGGTGACGTTCGCCGCGTCGGAGACCCGCCCGTCGGCCCTCGACGCCGCCCGGCGGGTCGGCGTGCCCGGCCTGCACCTGGCGGCCGGCGAGGACCGCATCGCACCACCCGTCGGGCACGCGGAGGCCATCGCCGAGGCGTGGCAGGGGCCCGTGCAGCTGCGGACGCTGCCCAAGGCCAGCCACCTCGGGTTCGCCGAGGGGCGGCACTGGAGCGAGCTGCTGCTGGACGGGAGGGGCGAGCGGTCGGCGCAGCGGCTGGCCAAGGCCCTGACCACGGCGTTCCTGCTGCGGGTGGTCAAGGGCGAGCGGCAGTGGGACGCGCTGCTGGAGGGCGACGTGAAGGGCGCCCTGCTGGCCTACCAACGGCCTCCGCTGGTGGGTCGCTGA